CCCGGGGCGCCCCCTGGGTCGGGAAGCACCTGACGGACGGCCGCCCGTGAGCGCCCCTCGAGGACACCAGGGCATGATGTGGGAGTCCGAAGAGGTGCAGCTCGGGACCGGAGTGCGCTGGGCTGCACGCCTTGTTGAGGGCCCTGGCAGGACCGGGGCGGGGGCTGGGTGCACGGGTGCGGGCGCAAGCCCGGGAGGGTCCGGGGATCCTCACAGTGAGCCGCAGGTGAAGGTTAGGTCCTGGGCGCTGAGAAAATCCTCCTCGAGCATTAGTCACACCGAGGCCGAtgtggggaggaggatggagagacGGAGAGGGTTGAGCTTTCCCTGGAAGATGTGCGGGGACCCTCCTAGGTTAGTTGTGTTTTCTCTGTCCACGAAGCTGGGATGGACACAGAATATGAAGCGGCAGAATTCCCCAGGGACCCGGAGGTCACACACTTGTGCGCTACCCCACCTGCGCCGGGCCCCTCTGCCACCCTGGGTGGGGCCTGatggactggggtggggggtgctgggagaCATGACCCCCCAGGGAGGGATGAGGAAGGGACGGCCAGAGGGGACCAGATGGCTATGTCTGTCTTTCCCCACCTTCCAGGAGAACCGGAGCCTGACCATCAAACTGCGGAAACGGAAGCCAGAGAAGAAGGTAGAATGGACGAGTGACACTGTGGACAATGAGCACATGGGGCGCCGCTCATCCAAATGTGAGTGCTCACTGCCCTgctgcccatccccaccccaccacccagcTCTGGGTGGGGGAGCCCAGGTGcctcctctgtgcccccacccctcttGGCCTTCCTTCTCACACCTGACCACCCTGAGGCCCCCAGCTGCTAACAGCCTTGTCACAGCCTGGGTGGTTCTCTGGCTTCGGGGACATGGATTAAGGTTATAGGGGAGACATGGAAGTGCCTGGGATTGGCAGGTTTGTGTGCCTGAGCCCCAGGGGCAGCGGGGCTAGAGAAGCTGGACCCTGGAAGGAGAAGGAGCCAGTGCTGACACCCAATAGGAGTACAACTGATTATATGTTAACTGGTGCTCCTTTCCTGGGCTCCTCCCTCCGAATCCAGGTTGCTGTATTTACGAGAAACCTCGGGCCTTTGGCGAGAGCTCCACTGAGagtgatgaggaggaagaggaaggctgtGGTCATACACACTGTGTTCGGGGCCACCGCAAAGGACAGCGTCGTACAACCCCAGGACCAAGCCCCACCAGCCCTCCGCAGCCTCCTgacccctcccagccccctccaggGCCAATGCAGCACTAAattcctctctcccccaccactcCTGTGTTTGTCTGGCCCTGACTGTATTCATGTGGCTACCTGGGGACTAAACCCACATGGTTTGATCCCTCTCCagcccttctccctgctcctctgcctgaCGGAGGGAAGATAGGAGGGTCCACAGAGATCCTGGAATTCTAACTTGCTGCTATTCCAGAGCCCAGACTTTTGGGTTCCCCCAGCCCTCGTTTCTCCTTCCAGTATTCATCCTCTGCTCTCCAGGGATTCAGGCGTCACGGTCCTCGTCTCTCCCCTTCGTTCTCACTGCCAAACTACCTGTCCTAGGATCCAATTATCGTGTGTGGCCCCTTGCATTCTTTCCTGGAGTCCCAAACGCTGAAATGGGGTTTTCAGCTGCCCCGGCTTTCACTGCCAGGGTCCCTGTCAGATTGGGGGCAGTGTTCCCCAGCTATGCCTGTTAATCCTGGCTCAGAGTTCTTCCAGTTACATATTTATATCACCCGAAGTCCTCGTCCTTACCTGTGGGATCCAAGGTCTCCCAGGAGACCTGAGGGCTCCCGGCAAGCTCCCGACCCTTCccctctcctgtcctcctccctcaTGCCCTccagaggagctgagggagagaggtCTGTGCTTTCTCATCTTTAATGGGAGATGCAAAAGGAAACAGGTATGGCCTCTTCTCACCCTTCTCATAAGATAAAGGATTGCCAACACTTGAAGACTGGTCACTTAGAGCCAACAATCTCCTCCGTCTTCTGGCATCAGAGACCAATCCTACacagtcccagggccctgggtccctgagagaggaaagaaaatgcagggaGCACAGAGAAGGGGCATGTCCCAGACAGTACCCTCATCCTCCTGCCTTCCAAAGCCCAGATGTCCagctctctgcccttcccactccttACTGGGATCTTGACATTTTCTAGGCCTCTGTGCCATGCACAGTTGCAGAGATGAGTCAAATCCATACCACCACTGAGATCTCATTTATTGccacagatgcacaaaataaataacccaaCATCACAAAACGTGTTTAATATGGGCCCATTTATACATATGTGGAAAGATGTGAAGCTATATACAAGGATGAGTTTGGGGGTCTGGGCCATTCCaggtggaggaaaggagaggTAGCACCATTTGTTCCTTACTATGAGCATGTGCAGGGGGAGCCCTAACAAGGTCCCAAAGTGGAAAAGACTATGAGCATAGGAAGCAGTCACCATGGAGTAGGGCTGGCCTATCCCCTCCTAGAGGACACAAGCCAGGCCAGAAGCCGGAGCCCTATAACTGTGGAGGAGGACCAGGCCCATCTGGAGAGGAGGCAAGGTGGGGGCCGGGAGTAAACTGCTGCGGGTACCCATCCTGTCTACCTGGTGGCCAGGGCTGGGGTGCTGGGTAGGGAtcaggtgggaaggagggaggggacaggtggATGTGCTCCCGGGAGGAAGGGGGGCTCCCTGGCGCAGGAGGAAGCCTcccggtggtggtggtggtggtggtggtggtggtggtggtggtggtggtgactcAGCCTTCGGCTGGCACAATGCGGAGTGTGGCGTGGGCGTGGCGGGTGCAGAGCAGCGGGAAAACGCGCTCCCCCAGGGGGCCCGGCCCCTGGAAGGCGAAGAGTAGGTCTAGGGAGTGGCCGTCATAGAAGGCTACGCGGCCCCGCTCCCAGTCAAGGTCTACGCGGATGCGCCGTGGCACGGGCCCTGCACCACCCagtggggtggggtcaggggcGGTGAGGGCCCACAGGCGGCCGCCGCGGCCCTCCACAGCCCACACGGCCCCCGCGGGGCACAGCCCCACGCGGCCCTTGCGGCGCACTGACTCCCCGGCCGCGCCCACGGCGTAGCGGCCCTTGGCTTTATCCTCGTCCGCTTCGTCCTCCCCAGAGGAGTCTGGGCCGCAGGCGGCATCCGCGGTCTCCACCTCCCAGCAGTGCCGGCCAGCCCCAAAGCCCTGTGCGCCCAGCACGGCCGGGAGCTGATCAAAGCGCGCAGGACCATCCGGGGGCGTGGGGGTCCCCGGGGGTGCTAGTTGGACGCTGCGTCGGTCGGCGGAGACAAGTAGGCGGCGGTGTGCAGTGCCCGGGTCCAGGGTCAAATCTGCTGCACGAAGAGAGGCGGGAGAGAACAGCTTGAGGGGCTGGCCGAAGGGGTTCCTGGCAGGATGAGCCCGATAATGTGCAGCAGAGGGCCTCAGGGATGCCCCACGACAGCTCCAGAGGCGTGGAGGGCCAGAGTAGGGGAAGACAGGTGGAGGGCAGGGCCCAGTAGCGCTCAGCCAGCACTGATCAGCCACTCCAGTGGACCTGGACTGGGAGAAGGACCTCGTTGGTGGGCAGGGGGCACAGTGTGAGAGCCAAGGAGAGGTTGCCTGTGTGTGGGCTGGGAGAAGAGTGAAGCTGTCCACCTAACCGGAGGAGTAGACTGTACCCTTACTGGGtgcatctgggggtgggggtggggagctggctCAGCAGGATGGGAAGATGGTTCTGAAGAAGGATGGAGAGGAGACCCCCAGCCCCATGGGGAGGTATGAGTGCACTAGCTTCTTGTTACagtgggggaggaag
The Canis lupus dingo isolate Sandy chromosome 35, ASM325472v2, whole genome shotgun sequence genome window above contains:
- the PPP1R11 gene encoding E3 ubiquitin-protein ligase PPP1R11 isoform X1, with translation MAEAGAGLSETVTETTVTVTTEPENRSLTIKLRKRKPEKKVEWTSDTVDNEHMGRRSSKCCCIYEKPRAFGESSTESDEEEEEGCGHTHCVRGHRKGQRRTTPGPSPTSPPQPPDPSQPPPGPMQH
- the RNF39 gene encoding RING finger protein 39 isoform X3; this translates as MEAPELGPGLVERLEQLATCPLCGGPFEDPVLLACEHSFCRACLARRWGAPPAAGVPAPPPACPCCGQPCPRRSLRSNVRLAVEVRISRGLREKLAEPGARAGRRRGGRIPTMGCLDPSGEDVRKTWRRFDVPTPKSSNSDDDLPEDYPVVKNMLHRLAADLTLDPGTAHRRLLVSADRRSVQLAPPGTPTPPDGPARFDQLPAVLGAQGFGAGRHCWEVETADAACGPDSSGEDEADEDKAKGRYAVGAAGESVRRKGRVGLCPAGAVWAVEGRGGRLWALTAPDPTPLGGAGPVPRRIRVDLDWERGRVAFYDGHSLDLLFAFQGPGPLGERVFPLLCTRHAHATLRIVPAEG
- the PPP1R11 gene encoding E3 ubiquitin-protein ligase PPP1R11 isoform X2, which codes for MMWESEEENRSLTIKLRKRKPEKKVEWTSDTVDNEHMGRRSSKCCCIYEKPRAFGESSTESDEEEEEGCGHTHCVRGHRKGQRRTTPGPSPTSPPQPPDPSQPPPGPMQH
- the RNF39 gene encoding RING finger protein 39 isoform X4, whose protein sequence is MEAPELGPGLVERLEQLATCPLCGGPFEDPVLLACEHSFCRACLARRWGAPPAAGVPAPPPACPCCGQPCPRRSLRSNVRLAVEVRISRGLREKLAEPGARAGRRRGGRIPTMGCLDPSGEDVRKTWRRFDVPTPKSSNSDDDLPEDYPVVKNMLHRLADLTLDPGTAHRRLLVSADRRSVQLAPPGTPTPPDGPARFDQLPAVLGAQGFGAGRHCWEVETADAACGPDSSGEDEADEDKAKGRYAVGAAGESVRRKGRVGLCPAGAVWAVEGRGGRLWALTAPDPTPLGGAGPVPRRIRVDLDWERGRVAFYDGHSLDLLFAFQGPGPLGERVFPLLCTRHAHATLRIVPAEG